The following are encoded together in the Drosophila sechellia strain sech25 chromosome 3R, ASM438219v1, whole genome shotgun sequence genome:
- the LOC6606744 gene encoding LOW QUALITY PROTEIN: L-galactose dehydrogenase (The sequence of the model RefSeq protein was modified relative to this genomic sequence to represent the inferred CDS: inserted 1 base in 1 codon; substituted 2 bases at 2 genomic stop codons) encodes LVRRMEYRQLGSTGLRVSKIALGGATLSKLFSDDFDREEGIRTVQEAIRSGINYIDTAPFYGQGKSEELLGQALKDVPRXYYIATKVARYELDPKKMFDYTAAKARESVKRSLELLQLDRVDILQVHDVDAAPSLDMVLNETIPVLEEYVQASKARFIGVTAYDVDVLKECAERGKGRIQVVLNYASYTLLDNTLLRHMKAFQXMGVGVVSAAAHSLGLLSNAGPQSXHPGSPELLAVGKRGAEICQQRNVELGKLAMYYTMQLDGAATFLIGIPNRKLLRINLDAVFDGLTPHEQEVLQYLRENVFTKSYSWGSTLSTLKCSNERPLGWAILKLELQNQEIFGNAGRTDLKLTLDYNIHLNKILQENF; translated from the exons TTGGTGCGTCGTATGGAGTACCGCCAACTGGGATCCACGGGTCTGCGAGTATCCAAAATTGCTTTGGGCGGTGCCACTCTCTCCAAGCTCTTCTCCGATGACTTTGATCGCGAGGAGGGCATCCGCACGGTGCAGGAAGCCATTAGATCCGGTATCAACTACATAGACACAGCTCCCTTTTATGGCCAAGGCAAATCGGAGGAGCTCCTTGGCCAGGCGCTCAAGGATGTGCCCC CTTATTATATAGCCACTAAAGTTGCACGTTACGAGTTGGATCCAAAGAAGATGTTCGACTATACTGCTGCCAAAGCTCGGGAGAGTGTGAAGCGTAGTCTGGAGCTGCTCCAGCTGGACAGGGTGGACATACTACAG GTTCATGACGTGGACGCGGCACCTAGTCTGGACATGGTGCTGAATGAGACCATACCCGTCCTTGAAGAGTACGTCCAGGCGAGTAAGGCTCGATTCATCGGTGTCACCGCCTACGATGTGGACGTGCTGAAGGAGTGTGCCGAGCGGGGCAAGGGTCGCATCCAGGTGGTGCTCAACTATGCCAGCTACACCCTGCTGGATAACACCTTGCTGCGCCACATGAAGGCCTTCCAGTAGATGGGCGTGGGCGTAGTCTCCGCGGCCGCCCACTCGCTGGGACTTCTAAGCAACGCTGGACCCCAGTCCTGACATCCTGGTAGTCCGGAACTTCTGGCTGTTGGCAAACGGGGAGCAGAAATCTGCCAGCAGAGGAACGTGGAGCTGGGAAAGCTGGCCATGTACTATACGATGCAACTGGATGGGGCGGCCACCTTCCTCATCGGCATCCCCAACCGAAAGCTGCTGCGGATTAACTTGGACGCGGTCTTCGACGGCCTCACTCCCCACGAACAGGAAGTGCTGCAGTATCTGCGCGAAAA CGTCTTTACCAAGTCCTACAGCTGGGGCTCCACTTTATCCACGTTAAAGTGTTCAAATGAGCGACCACTTGGATGGGCAATCTTGAAACTTGAGCTCCAAAACCAAGAAATCTTTGGAAATGCAGGAAGAACGGATTTAAAATTAACTTTAGACTATAATATtcacttaaataaaatattacaagAAAATTTTTGA
- the LOC6606745 gene encoding L-galactose dehydrogenase, producing MSRTLPATYVKGFHDEAKVRRMEYRNLGKTGLQVSKVSFGGAALCANYGFDLEEGIQTVHEALKSGINYIDTAPWYGQGRSEEVLGLALKDVPRESYYIATKVARYELDYDNMFDFSAKKTRESVEKSLKLLGLDYVDVIQIHDIEFAKDLDIVINETLPTLEQLVKEGKARFIGVSAYPVSVLKEFLTRTPGRLDTVLTYARYTLTDETLLEYLDFFKSQNLGIICAAAHALGLLTNAGPQPWHPASDEQKAIARKASEVCKERGVELGKLAMYYTMSGLPEVSTFLTGMQTRQLLRINLDANEVGLSVKEQEVLRYLKENVLTKPFDWEGNELKLYWAALKKK from the exons ATGTCTCGAACATTACCGGCTACCTATGTGAAGGGATTCCACGATGAGGCGAAGGTCCGCCGGATGGAATACCGCAATCTCGGAAAGACCGGCCTGCAAGTCTCGAAAGTCTCTTTCGGAGGCGCCGCCCTGTGCGCGAACTACGG TTTTGATTTGGAGGAGGGAATTCAGACGGTGCACGAGGCCCTAAAGTCAGGCATCAACTACATTGACACTGCTCCCTGGTACGGTCAGGGTCGCTCCGAGGAGGTCCTCGGTCTGGCACTGAAGGATGTGCCCCGGGAGTCCTACTATATCGCCACTAAAGTGGCTCGCTACGAACTGGACTACGATAACATGTTCGACTTTAGTGCCAAGAAGACACGCGAAAGCGTGGAGAAGAGCTTGAAACTCCTGGGCCTGGACTACGTTGATGTCATCCAGATTCACGACATCGAGTTCGCCAAGGATCTGGACATTGTGATCAACGAGACACTGCCCACTCTGGAGCAGCTGGTCAAGGAGGGCAAGGCCAGGTTCATTGGAGTATCCGCATACCCGGTTTCGGTGCTCAAGGAGTTCCTGACCCGAACACCCGGAAGACTCGAT ACGGTCCTCACCTATGCCAGATACACCCTGACCGATGAAACGCTCCTGGAGTACCTGGATTTCTTCAAGTCCCAGAACCTGGGCATCATCTGTGCGGCGGCTCATGCCCTCGGACTGCTGACCAATGCCGGTCCACAGCCATGGCATCCGGCCAGCGATGAGCAGAAGGCCATTGCCCGGAAGGCATCGGAGGTCTGCAAGGAGCGCGGCGTGGAGCTGGGCAAGCTGGCCATGTACTACACGATGAGCGGACTGCCCGAGGTGAGCACCTTCCTCACGGGCATGCAGACGCGCCAGTTGCTGCGAATCAACCTGGATGCCAACGAAGTGGGCCTCAGCGTTAAGGAGCAGGAAGTGCTGCGCTACCTGAAAGAAAA TGTTTTGACCAAGCCTTTCGATTGGGAGGGCAACGAACTGAAGCTATATTGGGCAGCCCTGAAGAAGAAATAA